The Henckelia pumila isolate YLH828 chromosome 2, ASM3356847v2, whole genome shotgun sequence genome includes a window with the following:
- the LOC140884655 gene encoding uncharacterized protein, translating into MIALNTSSHFPISLLNISSSSPPINHNKNSSTIRPSFSFAKQSPKTRDQKSLRRSDFRNGADPVQDSPFFDENGVVQDMDGYLNYLSLEYDSVWDTKPSWCQPWTITLTGIGIITCSWLVLHSLIVSGLVGALICAWWYIFLYSYPKAYSNMIAERRKNVTSGVEDTYGMKTEQ; encoded by the exons ATGATAGCTCTCAATACCAGCTCTCATTTCCCCATTTCTCTCCTCAATATTTCGTCTTCTTCTCCACCAATCAATCACAACAAAAATTCTTCGACAATTCGGCCTTCATTTTCATTTGCCAAGCAATCACCCAAAACTAGAGACCAGAAATCTCTCAGAAGGAGTGATTTCAGGAATGGAGCCGACCCAGTTCAAGATTCACCTTTCTTCGATGAAAACGGCGTCGTCCAAGACATGGATGGCTATCTCAATTACCTCTCCCTCGAGTATGACTCTGTTTGGGACACTAAACCTTCATG GTGCCAACCATGGACAATCACTCTAACTGGAATAGGAATAATCACATGTAGCTGGCTGGTTTTGCACTCTTTGATAGTTTCCGGTCTCGTAGGGGCTTTAATTTGTGCGTGGTGGTACATCTTTCTCTATTCGTATCCAAAG GCATATTCGAACATGATCGCTGAGAGAAGAAAAAATGTCACCAGTGGTGTTGAAGACACCTATGGTATGAAAACAGAGCAATGA